A single Bufo bufo chromosome 6, aBufBuf1.1, whole genome shotgun sequence DNA region contains:
- the LOC121003892 gene encoding early activation antigen CD69-like — protein MQEKSRAPAEDCPEVDAENRIPLKAGEKCETPRKSFLQRYGRSVTVPLWLLLLLLVIIILTIVLLLVLVGTGECPAPVTTPSDPCDDGWIWYKKKCYYFSTSITEWEKSQEFCVSRNATLAIIDLRHELDFIIRFKGSSDHWIGLKREYDGSPWLWTNGSVFNNMFPIVGVSDCVLVNSGRISSASCHSDKHWICNKPDAHNSHF, from the exons ATGCAGGAGAAGAGCCGAGCTCCGGCCGAGGACTGCCCTGAG GTCGATGCAGAAAACAGGATTCCATTGAAAGCAGGTGAAAAATGTGAGACCCCAAGAAAGTCCTTCTTACAGCGTTATG GAAGAAGTGTGACCGTCCCCctttggctcctcctgcttctactGGTTATTATCATATTAACCATTGTTCTACTGCTCGTCCTTGTTGGCACAG GTGAATGTCCGGCCCCTGTGACCACCCCCTCTGACCCCTGTGACGACGGCTGGATCTGGTACAAGAAAAAGTGTTATTATTTCTCCACAAGTATTACCGAGTGGGAGAAGAGCCAGGAGTTCTGTGTCTCCAGGAATGCTACTCTTGCCATTATAGACTTAAGACATGAGCTG GATTTCATAATCCGATTTAAAGGGTCTTCTGATCATTGGATTGGTCTGAAAAGAGAATATGACGGAAGCCCGTGGCTTTGGACAAATGGCTCAGTCTTTAACAATAT GTTCCCGATCGTCGGTGTTTCGGACTGTGTGCTGGTGAACAGCGGTCGCATCTCCAGCGCTTCCTGTCACTCGGATAAACACTGGATCTGTAACAAGCCCGACGCTCACAATTCTCATTTTTAA